The following DNA comes from Halorhabdus tiamatea SARL4B.
AGTGACGGCCGTGTCTGACGATTCAGACGCACCGTCTCTCGCAATGTCCGAATCGGCCTACGAGGCCGACGCCGCGTTGCTGGTCGCGTTCGCGGCACCCGTCCGGGCGGGCGACGGCGTCGTGGTCGTCGTGGGGAACATCGGCCGGGACTTCGACAGACTCCACCGACAGCGTGACGCAGTCCGGACGCGAGTACTAAACGCAGAGGGAAAGGGTGTCCTCTCGCCGCGCCGGAACAACCCTTCGCCGGTCGCCGACACCGAGGCGTTCGCGGCCGCGATGAATGGCTCGTCGACGCTCGTCACACGGGAGACGGAAGTCGTCGCCTTCGCGCCGATCCCTGACGCTGCGTGGGTCGTGATGACGGCCTCGCCGACGAGTGAAGTCTACGCCGTCAGCCGGACCGTCGCGCGCAACGTCCTCGTCCTCGTGGGCGTGACCCTCGTGACTATCGTGGGGATCGCTGTCATCCTGGGCCGCCAGACTGTCCTGCCGCTGGTCCGCCTCCGCCGCCGGACTGAGGAGATGGCCACGGGAAATCTGACGGTCTCGTTGCGTTCGAACCGGGTGGACGAGATCGGCCAGCTCTACGGGTCGCTCGCGGACATGCGAGATTCGCTGCGTAGACAGATCGGAGAAGCCCAGGCAGCTCGAGCGGAGCTGCGCCGCCAGAACGAACGCTTAGCGGAGTTTGCGAGCACCGTGAGCCACGACCTCCGCAATCCCTTACAGGTCGCCCGTGGTAACGTCACGCTCTTGGAAGATGACCTCGCGGCCGCCGACGAGGGCGTTCGAGAGGAACTCGACAGCGTGGCGTCGGCGCTGGACCGCATGGAGACGATCATCGAGGACGTCCTCACGCTGGCTCGCGGCGGCGCGACGATCGAAGAGACCCAGCCCGTCGATCTGGAGACGGTCGCCCGCGAGGCGTGGGGAACAGTCGAGACCGACGCGGCGACGCTGATGGTCGAGGACGCGCCGACGATTGCGGCGGACCGGGACCGCCTCAAGCGGCTCCTCGAGAACCTCTTCCGTAACGCGGTCGAACACGCCGGCCCGGACGTGAATGTCGAAATCGGCGGGACCGCCGATGGGTTCTTCGTCGCCGATAACGGCCCGGGTATTCCACCCCAGGATCGCGAGGACGTCTTCAAGTACGGCTATACGACGGCCGAGTCTGGGACCGGACTGGGGCTGTCGATCGTCCGGACGATCGCAGAGGCCCACGGCTGGGAGGTCTACCTCGAGAGCGACGCCGGTGCCAGATTCGTGTTCACAGATGTCAACTCTGATTCTGAAGAGTGATCGATATACCGGTATTGAACCGTCTTTTCGCAAGGCTTTATCCCGGAGTATCACGAGATATAATCCGATGCGTCGCCGTACGTTCCTGAACGGAACCGTCGCGGCCACGACTGGCCTGGCCGGCTGTTTTGGCCTGTCGGACAGTCGCGAACGTACCACGAGCGAGTCCGGGCCGCCGCCCCTCCACGTCGAGGGGCGCTGGCTCGTCGATCCGGACGGCAGGCGCGTGGTGCTCCGTGGGGTGAACGTGCCCGACCCCTGGTGGGGAGATACCTACGCCGACTTACGCGGGAAGGGTTATTGGGAGACTCTCGGGCTTGCGACTGACGACGACGCTGGCTGGCACACCGACGTCGTTCGCGTCCCGGTCGAACCGCGCTCGATCCGGGAGGTCGGCATCGAGACGTTAGCCGAGGAGTACCTCGATCGCGTCGTCGAGACGACGCGTGAACGGGGCCGATACGTCATCATCGACTACCACGCGATCGAGCCCTACGACACCGAAACTATCGACGAGCGCATCCGCCGATTCTGGAACCACATCGGGCCGCGATACGCCGAGGAGGGTCACGTCCTCTATGAACTGTTCAACGAACCGACCGAACCACGCGGCGAGGGCCGAGACACCTGGCAGCGGTGGCGCGAGGTCGCCCAGCCGTGGGTCGATCTCTTGCGCGATCGAGCGCCTGAGACGCCGATCATCGTCGGGTCGCCCGCATGGTCGTCGATGGTACGGTTCGCCCCGGAGGAACCCTTCGAGGGTGAGAACCTGATCTACAGTGCTCACTTGTTCCCTTCGACGAATACGGAATTCTGGGAACCACAGTACGGCGACCCGTCCTTTGATGTCCCTGTGTTCATCGACGAGTGGGGATATATCGACGACGATCGCACCGGGATCGAGCCCCACATGATCGGCACGACGGACGGGTGGGGTCGGCCGTTCCGTACGTGGATTGACAGTCACCCGAACGTCAACTGGACCGCCTGGGTCTTCGACTCGGAGTGGATGCCGCGGATGTTCGACACCGAATGGAATCTGCTCGGCGGCAACGACTACATGGGGGTGTTTGCCAAGGAGTGGCTGGCCGACACCAGAGACAGCCATCCACTCGGACCCGATGAAGCGAATGAGCCGCCGTCCGCACCGTCGGTCGAAATCAGTGACGTCGGTCCGACGACCGCGACGATCACCTGGCAACACGAATCGGAAGGGGGTCAACCGGCCGCGCAGTTCCGGGTGACCGTGGCCGGTCGACAGCCACAGATCCTCCGGGGGGCGAGCGAGTCGGTGACCGTCAGAGGCCTTCGCCCGGCCGAGACCTCCGAGGTGACTGTCGTCGCCGTCGACGGCTACGGGAACCGCTCGCCGCCGGGCCGTGTCACGGTAGAGACGGCGAACGCCGCCGCGACGACTATTCCGGCTACGAATTCGTCCCCCTCGATCGACGGGGAACTGGGCGACACCTGGATCCGGACGACGCCATACGATCTCTCTACGTGGACGATCGAACCGACGGATTCGGTCGACCTCGCGGCTGAGTGGCGCGCACTCTGGGACGACACCGCGCTGTACCTCGGCGTCTCGGTCACAGACGAAGACATCGACACCGACGCCGATGAAGTCTGGCGCAACGACGCCGCCGAACTGTACCTCGACCTCGACAGCAGCCGGGAGGAGAGTTACGATGGGAACGACGATCTCCAACTCGTCTTTCCCCGGGACGGGGGCGTCCAGGCGGGCGCGAACTCGGCCCCTATCGCCGACGCCGTCCAGGTCGCGTCCGTCGAGGTCGAGGGCGGCTGGCGAGTCGAGACCGCCGTCCCGTGGGCGGCCTACGAAGTCGAGCCGTCCCCCGGCGACCGAATTGGATTCGACATCCACGTCATCGATGGCGGGGGCGAGTCCCGGAGCAAGCGATCCTGGGCCGCCGACTCCGACGTCGCCTGGGAGCATCCGCGGGCGTTCGGCATCGTCGAGCTTGGCACATCCGAATGACGGCACTGGGACGACACGACGGGTTCCGCTATCTTGGCCTGCTGGAGCGGCGAAAACACACCGGGGTGTGTCTGACGTGTGGGTCAAGATTGATACCACGTGCCGACATACTGGCTGGCAGATGGACGATCTGGATCGCTCGATCACTTTATTATACGTCGAAGACGACGATGACGCCGACGACGACCTGATTTCGTTTCTTCAGCGAGAACGTGAGCGGATTGGGGTCCTGTCAGTGGTGGGTGCGGAGACTGGTCTCGAGCGACTCGAAACAGCGTCCGTCGATTGTATCGTCAGCGAGTACCCACTCCCAGAGATGAACGGGCTCGAGTTCCTTGCGGCTGTCCGGGACCGATATGGCAATCTTCCGTTCATTCTCTACACTGACGAGGGGAGCGAAGCCGTCGCCAGTGCGGCTATCTCGGCTGGTGTTACCGACTACGTCAGGCGACAAGCTGGCCCGGCTCAGTACGAACGGCTGGCCGACCGAATCGAACAGGCCGTTCACAACCGCCAGGACGGCTCCCTGAACGACCAGTCGACGCTTCGAAGCAAAGCCAACCTCCTCGACCAGCTCTTCGAGCAACTCCCGGTGTCGCTGTACGTCAAAGACACGGAGGGCCGACACCTGTACATGAGTGACTACGACCTGTCTCCGGGGGATGCCATCGGGAAGACAGACCGGGAGGTCTACGGCGACGACGAGTTCGCTCGCGAGGCCGTTGCGGACGATAGACACGTCGTCGAGACGGGCGAACCGATCATCAACAAAGAGGAGTACAACGAAAACAACGGCGAGTGGACGCTCACCTCGAAAGTGCCGTGGTACGGCGAGGACGGCGAGATCAAGGGCCTCATCGGCGTCACCCGGTTCATCACCGAGAAAAAGGAGTACGAACGCGAGATCGAACGCAAGAACGAACGCCTGGAGAAGTTCGCCTCGGTCGTCTCTCACGACCTGCGAAATCCGCTGAACGTCGCGATCGGCAACGTCGACTTGCTTCGCCAGGAGTACGACGACAGCCGATTGGAACGGGTCGAGACTGCACTCGACCGGATGGACCAGTTGATCGCGGACATCCTCGAACTTGCCCGGCAGGGTCAGTCAGCGTTCGAAACCGAAGCCGTTTCCCTGCAGGCCCTCTCTCGAGGGGCCTGGGCGAACGTCGAAACCGACGGGGTCGAACTCGAAATCGCCGGTGATCTCTCGTTCCATGGCGACCACCAGCGCGTTGTCGAACTGTTCGAAAATATCTTCAGAAACGTCCGTGACCACGCCGGCCCAGGGACAATTACTGTCGGTCCACTGTCGGACGCGACGGGATTTTACGTCGCCGACGACGGGCCGGGAATCCCTGTGGGCGAGCGCGAGGACGTCTTCCAGCCTGGATTCACCACCGCGGAGAACGGGACTGGGTTCGGGTTGGCGATCGTCTCGGAGATCGCGGAGGGCCACGGCTGGGATATCGCTGTCGCCGAAAGCGAGTCCGGCGGCGCTCGCTTCGAGATCACTGGCGTCGAGTCGTGCTAGGTACTCCTTCGAGTAGGGGGCTTTCAGGCCTCGCCCTGCCCGTCGTACCACTCTACGAAGGCATCGATCGCTCGCCCGCGATGTGAGTGCTCGTTTTTCTCCTCGGGGTCCATCTCGGCGAATGTCCGGTCGTCGTACTCGAAGATGGGGTCGTAGCCGAACCCGCCGTCGCCCCGCGGGGCGACGATCGTCCCCTCGACGCGTCCCTCGAAGATCGCGACCGGTGGTTCGCCGTCCCGGACGGCGGGGGCGGAAGCGAACCCGGAGCCGTCGCAGTAGGCGATCACCGACCGGAACGCGGCGGCGTGGTCGTCCTCCGGCTCGGTCAGCCGCCAGACGCGCTCGATCCCGAGCGTGTCCTCGACGTACGCCGAGTACGGCCCGGGAAAGCCCGCGAATGCGTCGACGAACAGCCCGGAGTCCTCGACCATGACGGGCGCGCCGACCTCGCGGTAGGCCTCGCGTGCCCCGTGAGCGGCGATCGCGCCGAGGTCGGGACTCTGGATCTCCGGGTAGTCGTAAGTGAACTGCGTCACGTCGTCGTCGAGTGCTGCTCGGGCCTCTCGGACTTTGCCGTCGTTACCGGTCACGAAGCGGAGCATAGCCGTAGGGTCGTCCCCGGATTCAAAAGCGTCGTCGGTCTCGTGGTCGGCTCGTCACGCCCGCCCGGTGGCGGTCACTCTACCATGACTTCGACGGGTTCGCTGGACTCCTCGTCACCGTCCGCGTCGGCCTCGCTCTCGCCGGACTGTTGCTGGTACAGCAGGAGGCCGGCGACGCCCAGGACGATCCATGACCGCCAGTTCGCGAGGTTGAGCGTGTAGCCGATGCCGAACGGCTTCTTCGTGAGCATGCCCTCGCCGGGCTGCCAGTACGCCGAGAGAAGTCGCTTCATGCTCGGTCGCTCGAAGTTGTACGGGATGCCGAAGATTTCGCCCGTCTGCGGTTTCTCGGACATATGTGCCCGTACGACTGGATCCGTTAAGACGTTTGTCCCGCCCCCGACCGCGAGCTGTCGGTCGCCAGGGTTCTTAAGACGCTGGCCCGACAACCGTCACCCATGCGACGCTTCCGGATCGGCAGCGCGTTCGGGATCCCGATACAGCTGGATCTGACTTTCCTGCTCGTGCTCCCACTTTTCGCCTGGCTCATCGGCGCACAGGTCGGTCAGACGGCCGACTTGCTCAACGACGTCTGGGGGGCGGGCATCGACGGGGCGGCCCTCTCGACCGGACAGCTTCCCTGGCTTCTGGGAGTGACGGCTGCACTCGGGCTGTTCGCCGGCGTCGTCCTCCACGAACTCGGTCATTCGGTCGTGGCGATGCGCTATGGCTTTCCCATCTCCTCGATCACGCTGTGGCTGTTCGGGGGCATCGCCCAACTCGAGGAGATGCCCGAAGACTGGAAACAGGAACTGTTCATCGCGATCGCGGGACCGACTGTCAGCGTGGCGCTTGCGGGACTCTCCTACGCCGGATTCCTGCTCGTTCCGGCGGGCGACGCTGTCGGATTCGCCGCCGTGAAGTTCCTGTTGGGGTATCTCGCCTTGTTGAACTTCGCGCTGGCGATCTTCAACATGCTGCCCGGCTTTCCGATGGACGGCGGACGGGTTCTCCGGGCGCTGCTGGCCAGGAATCGTCCGTTCGCCCGGGCGACCCAGATCGCCGCGGAGGTCGGCAAACTCTTTGCGCTGTTGCTCGGCCTGTTCGGGCTGTTCGGCGGCGGTGGCCTCTTTCTGGTCGCGATCGCCTTCTTCATCTACATCGGGGCGTCCAGTGAGGCCCAGATGACGACGATGAAGGCCGCTTTCGAGGGCGTGACCGTCCGGGACGTGATGACGCCGGCCGATCGCGTCCAGACAGTCGATCCAGACCTCTCGGTCGCCGAACTCATGGAGCTCATGTTCCGGGAACGACACACCGGGTTCCCCGTCACCGAGAACGGCGCAGTCGTCGGGCTGGTTACGCTGGCTGACGCCCGCGCTGTCCGGGAGGTCGAACGCGAGGCCTTCCGCACTGACGAGGTGATGACCACGGATCTCCGCACGATCCATCCCGACGAGAACGCGATGACGGCCCTGACACAGATGCAGCAGGACAACATCGGTCGACTCCTCGTCATGGAGGACGGCGAGTTCGTCGGCTTGCTCACCCGCTCGGACCTGATGACGGCGCTTTCGATCATCAAGGAGAGCGGGCGTGACTCCGTACAGAGCGGGCGGGCGCTAAACGGCGGCGTCCCGACGACGATGGCCCGTGACCGCGATCGGGAGGCGAGTCAGGACGACCGACGGTTCGAGGATTGAGTGCCGTGGTGTCTGGTTCAGACGGGGAGTGAGATACTGCTCGCTGGTTCACCGCGCCGAGCGTCCCGAACGGTGAGTCGCGTCACTGTCCAGGTGACCGGGTCGATCGAGCGTTCGACGAGCCGGTTGATCCGCTCGTCGTTGCCACCGCGCGCGATCGTCACGTGCGGTGTGTACTCGTCGCCTTCCAGGCCCTCGACTGGGGAAAACAGGTCCACGAGTCGCTCGTGGAGCCGACGGAGTTCGGGACTCTCGACGGTCAGGTAAATGACGGGTGCGGGTCCGTTCGTCGGGTCGGCGAAGTAATCGACCCCGGTCACTTGCGCTTCGAAGGGGGGCTGGCCGGTCAGGTACTCCCGGACCTGGGCCTGTATACGCGGGACCGACCGGTCCTGGCCGAGTCGCTTGAGCACCAGCGTGTGTTCGCCGCGCGTTCGTTCCTGGGCCTGTGGCACATCGTGGGCTAACTCGCCCGCCAGCCGAGCGACTGCGGCGGGGACCGGGACGTTCAGACTGTACACGTATCTACTGGGGTCGGGATACGAAATAAGCGACTCGGTCGATCAGATCCGGTCGAGCAACCACAACACGATCAAAACGACGATGACCAATCCCAGCAGCGGCCGGAACGGACCGAGGAGCGACGCGAACAGCCCGAGGACTTCCGAAATGACCTCGATGACGATCCACACCAGGACCAATACGAGGACGAGCTTCAGCAGGTCTTCGACGTCGAGATTCATGATTCTCGATTCACAGGCGAGGTGTATAGGTGTTGTGGCGGATCTGGAGACCGTCTCCTGGCCCGGACCGGTCGAGCGCGTGAGGCCATACCACGCGAGAACGAACCCGGAAGATATTAGTAGCGCTTGCCGGATATTCCGGGGTACATGACGCCGATCTACCGGTCCGACGCGAGCGCTTCCGAGACCGGCGGGTCCGTCTCCCTGCTTCGACGCCGACGACCGGGCCGTTAGGCCCGAATACATTCCCTTTCTGACCGGTTTCGTCTCGTTTCATCGCCGCCCACCGTCGGGTTCCGGGGCGGTCATCTCTCACCCGACAGTCACACAACCATGACACAACCGACGACACAACAGGACGGAAACGGCACCGTCGCGCTCGCCTTCTCGGGCGGGCTCGACACCACAGTCTGCGTACCGCTGCTCAAGGAAGAATACGGCTACGACGACGTCATCGGCGTCACCGTCGACGTCGGCCAGCCCGACTACGAGTTTGAGGAGGCCGAGGAGACCGCCGAGGCACTCGGGCTGGAGCACTACGTCGTCGACGCACGTGAGGAGTTCGCCGACCTCTGCCTGCAGGCCGTCGAGGCCAACGCCGACTACCAGGGCTATCCGCTTGGAACCGCCCTCGCGCGGCCGGTCATCGCCGAGGCGATCGCCGACGTCGCCGAGGAACAGGGCTGTACCGCCTTAGCCCACGGTTGCACCGGGAAGGGTAACGACCAACTCCGCTTCGAGGCGGTCTGGCGCGACACCGCTCTGGACGTCATCGCGCCGATCCGCGAACTCGGACTCACCCGCGAGTGGGAGAACGAGTACGCCGAGGAGAAGGGCCTGCCCGTCGAGGGCGGGGCCGGCGGCCGCTACTCCATCGACACGAACCTCTGGAGTCGCTCGATCGAGGGCTCGGAACTCGAAGACCCTGCGACGATCCCCGAGGACGACATCTACCTCTGGACCGAGAATCCCTCCGGGAAGACGGCCGAACTCGTCGAAATCACCTTCGAGGACGGCACCGCCGTCGCTGTCGACGGCGAAGAACTCGGTTCGGTCGAGTTGATCGAAGCGCTCAACGAACGTGCCGGTGCCCACGGGATCGGCCGGACGGACATGATGGAAGACCGGATGCTCGGCCTGAAGGTCCGCGAGAACTACGAGCACCCGGCCGCGACGGTCCTGCTGACGGCCCACGAGGCCCTGGAGGGACTCGTCCTCACCGCCGAGGAGCGCCAGTTCAAGACCACGATCGACCAGCGCTGGTCCGAGAAGGCTTACGAGGGCCTGATCGACGCGCCGCTGATGAAGGACCTCGAAGGATTCATCGACGAAACCCAAACTCGCGTCACCGGGACGGTGACCGTCAAACTCGAAGGCGGCCACACCAGAGCCGTCTCGCGGGAATCCGACTACTCGGTCTACAGCGAGTCGGCGGCCTCCTTCAACGAGGAGGCCGTGACCGGCGGGATCACACAGGACGACGCCACGGGCGTCGCGAAGTATCACGGGTTCCAGTCGCGCCTGGCCAAGAGCGTGACCGAGTCACTCGCCGACGAGGAGTGAGCCATGACCGAGGAACCCACGGCGAACGGCGGGGGAAACGATCCGGCGGCCGGTGACAGCAACGGCGACGGAGACGGCAGTGACGACGGCAGCGAGGGCGTCGTCCGCCGGGAGCGCTTCAGCGGCGGCCCCGCCCGGGGGTTCCTCTCGTCGCTTGCCGCCGACGAGCGCATCTTCGCCGCCGACCTGGCGGTTGATCGCGCTCACGTCGTCATGCTCGAAGAACAGGGCATCGTCGACGAGGCGACAGCCGGCGAAATCCTGGCTGCCCTTGCGGACATCGAGGACGCCGGCCACCAGGCACTCCCGGATGGCGAGGACGTTCACGAGGCCATCGAGACGGCCGTGATCGACCGCGTCGGCCCCGACGGCGGCCGGATGCACACGGCCCGCTCGCGCAACGACGAGGTCGCGACCTGCATTCGCTACCGCCTGCGCGAGGACCTGCTTTCCGCGGTCGAGGCGACCCTCGAAGCGCGCGGCGCGCTGATCGAGACCGCCGAATCCGAGCGCGAGACGGTGATGCCGGGATTCACCCACCTCCAGCCCGCCCAGCCGACGACCGTCGCCCACTGGGCGCTGTCCTACGAGCGCGAGCTGGCTCGCGAGACGGATCGGCTGCTCGACGCCTACGACCGGACGAATCACTCGCCGCTGGGCGCGGCCGCCTTCGCGGGGACGCCCTTCGACGTCGACCGCGAGCGGACAGCCGACCTGCTGGGCTTCGACGGAACGATGGACAACGCAATGGACGCCGTCTCGGCGCGGGACTTCCTCGTCGAGTCGACCGCCGCGCTGGCGAGCCTTGCGACGACGCTGTCGGGACTCGCCGAGGATGTCGTGATCTACGCCAACAAGGGGTACGTCGAGGTCGACGACGCCTACGCCTCGACCTCTTCAATCATGCCCCAGAAGAAGAACCCCGACACGCTCGAACTCGTTCGCGCTCGCGCGGGCGACGCCGCGGCGGGGCTCAACGGCCTGCTGACCACACTCAAGGGGCTGCCGCGGGCGTACAACCGCGACCTCCAGCGCGCCGGCGGCCACGCCTGGCGGGCGATCGACGGCGTCAGCGAGGCGACCGAGGTCGCCGCCGGTGCGATCGCGACCGCCGAGTGGAACGACGCGGTGCTGGCCGACGCGGCTGGCGAGGGCTTTTCGACGGCGACGGGCGTCGCCGACGCGCTCGCGATGGCCGGTGTCCCGTTCCGGACGGCCCACGAGGTCGTCGCGAGCGCGGCCGAAGCCGCCGGCGACGACGTCGATTTCGAGACGCTCGAGGCCGCTGCGCGCGACACTCTCGGCGAATCGCTGTCGGCGTACGTCGACCGCGAGACGATCGAGTCGGCACTCGATCCCGTCGAAAGCGTCGCGAGTCGCGACTCGGCAGGGGGGCCGGCCCCCGAGGCGGTCGCCGAACAGATTGTGACCGCGCGGGACGACCACGCGGCCGATACCGACGCGCTGGACGAGCGCCGGACGGCGATCGACGACGCGGTCGCCGAGCTACAGGCGGAGGTACAGACGTATGTCTGAGACGGGCAAGACCACAGCGACGACGATCACACCGACCGGGACCACACAACACATGACTACGACACCGACGACCGCAGCGCGCCACCCGCCGACTGCCGGCGGGCCGGCACCAGCACCGACAGCCGCGATGACTGCCCGCTCTGGAGGTGCACCCGAATGAACGTCGCCATTCTCTACTCGCGCATCCGCCAGGACGAGAAACTCCTGCTCGAAGAGTTGCGCGAGCGCGACCACGAGGTCACGAAGATCGACGTGCGCAAGCAACGGTTCGGCCTCGACGAACCGCCCGAAGACTTCGAGGACGTCGACCTCGTGCTCGACCGGTGTCTGGCGACCAGCCGGAGCCTCTACGCGACGGAGTTCCTTTCCGCCTACGACATCCCGGTGATCAACAGCCACGAGACCGCAGAGACTTGCGCCGACAAGGTGACCAACAGCCTCGCGCTGAAGCAGGCCGGCGTCCCGACCCCGAAGACGGAGGTCGCCTTCACCAAGGATACCGCCCTCGAGATCATCGAGGACTTCGGGTACCCGTGCGTGCTCAAGCCCGTCATCGGGTCGTGGGGTCGCCTGATGGCCAAGATCGACACGAAGGACGCCGCCGAGGCGATCCTCGAACACAAGGCGACGCTCGGTCACTACGAGCACAAGGTCTTCTACGTCCAGGAGTTCGTCGAGAAACCCGGCCGTGACATTCGCGTGCTGGCGACCGACGGCGAGCCGATCGCGGCGATGGTCCGTTCGTCGGATCACTGGCTGACCAACGCCGCGAAAGGGGCCGAGACCGACGCCTTCGAACTCGACGACCGTGCCCGCGAACTCGTCGCCGAGGCCAGCGAAGCTGTCGGCGGCGGGCTGCTGGGCATTGATCTGATGGAAACAGGGGGATCGCGGAGCGATCCCCAGCAGTCGAGCGGGGAGCATAGCGACCCGCGAGACGGTGTGGACGACGAGACCGGTGAACCGACCGGCTACACCGTCCACGAGGTCAACCACACCGTCGAGTTCAAGGCGCTGAACGACGCCGTCGAGACGGACGTCCCCGGCCAGGTCGTCGACTGGCTAGAGACGAACGCGGAGGTGAGCGAGTGATGTCCGCGAGTGAAGGCGAACCAACCCTTTCTGCCTCCGTGGTCGGCGCGAGCGGCTTCACCGGCGGCGAACTCCTGCGACTACTCGCCGGCCACCCCGACTTCGAGATCGCCCAGGCCACGAGTCGCTCGAAGGCAAACAAGACGATCGGCCACGTCCATCCGAACCTCCGCGGCCTGGACCTGCGGTTCAGTTCGCCCGAGGATCTCGAATCCGTTGACGTCCTCTTTGCGGCGACGCCCCACGGCGTCTCGATGGAACATATCGACGCGTTTCAGGACGCCGCCGACACGGTAATCGACCTCTCGGCAGACTTCCGGCTGGATTCGGAAGCGCAGTACGACGCGTGGTACGACGGCCACAGCCGCCCGGAACTGCTGGCCGATGCCGAGTACGCACTCCCCGAGTTGAACCGCGAGAACCTGGCCGGGGCGGACCTGATCGCCTCGGGCGGTTGCAACGCCACGGCGACGATCCTCGGGTTGCTCCCGCTGTTCGAGAACGATGTCCTCTCGGGCGACGAGCAGATCGTCGTCGACGTGAAAGTGGGGTCCAGCGAGGGCGGGGCCGGCGGCGGCGAAGCGTCGAGCCATCCCG
Coding sequences within:
- a CDS encoding argininosuccinate synthase gives rise to the protein MTQPTTQQDGNGTVALAFSGGLDTTVCVPLLKEEYGYDDVIGVTVDVGQPDYEFEEAEETAEALGLEHYVVDAREEFADLCLQAVEANADYQGYPLGTALARPVIAEAIADVAEEQGCTALAHGCTGKGNDQLRFEAVWRDTALDVIAPIRELGLTREWENEYAEEKGLPVEGGAGGRYSIDTNLWSRSIEGSELEDPATIPEDDIYLWTENPSGKTAELVEITFEDGTAVAVDGEELGSVELIEALNERAGAHGIGRTDMMEDRMLGLKVRENYEHPAATVLLTAHEALEGLVLTAEERQFKTTIDQRWSEKAYEGLIDAPLMKDLEGFIDETQTRVTGTVTVKLEGGHTRAVSRESDYSVYSESAASFNEEAVTGGITQDDATGVAKYHGFQSRLAKSVTESLADEE
- the argH gene encoding argininosuccinate lyase, which encodes MTEEPTANGGGNDPAAGDSNGDGDGSDDGSEGVVRRERFSGGPARGFLSSLAADERIFAADLAVDRAHVVMLEEQGIVDEATAGEILAALADIEDAGHQALPDGEDVHEAIETAVIDRVGPDGGRMHTARSRNDEVATCIRYRLREDLLSAVEATLEARGALIETAESERETVMPGFTHLQPAQPTTVAHWALSYERELARETDRLLDAYDRTNHSPLGAAAFAGTPFDVDRERTADLLGFDGTMDNAMDAVSARDFLVESTAALASLATTLSGLAEDVVIYANKGYVEVDDAYASTSSIMPQKKNPDTLELVRARAGDAAAGLNGLLTTLKGLPRAYNRDLQRAGGHAWRAIDGVSEATEVAAGAIATAEWNDAVLADAAGEGFSTATGVADALAMAGVPFRTAHEVVASAAEAAGDDVDFETLEAAARDTLGESLSAYVDRETIESALDPVESVASRDSAGGPAPEAVAEQIVTARDDHAADTDALDERRTAIDDAVAELQAEVQTYV
- a CDS encoding RimK family alpha-L-glutamate ligase, which produces MNVAILYSRIRQDEKLLLEELRERDHEVTKIDVRKQRFGLDEPPEDFEDVDLVLDRCLATSRSLYATEFLSAYDIPVINSHETAETCADKVTNSLALKQAGVPTPKTEVAFTKDTALEIIEDFGYPCVLKPVIGSWGRLMAKIDTKDAAEAILEHKATLGHYEHKVFYVQEFVEKPGRDIRVLATDGEPIAAMVRSSDHWLTNAAKGAETDAFELDDRARELVAEASEAVGGGLLGIDLMETGGSRSDPQQSSGEHSDPRDGVDDETGEPTGYTVHEVNHTVEFKALNDAVETDVPGQVVDWLETNAEVSE
- the argC gene encoding N-acetyl-gamma-glutamyl-phosphate reductase, translating into MSASEGEPTLSASVVGASGFTGGELLRLLAGHPDFEIAQATSRSKANKTIGHVHPNLRGLDLRFSSPEDLESVDVLFAATPHGVSMEHIDAFQDAADTVIDLSADFRLDSEAQYDAWYDGHSRPELLADAEYALPELNRENLAGADLIASGGCNATATILGLLPLFENDVLSGDEQIVVDVKVGSSEGGAGGGEASSHPERSGVVRPYAPTGHRHEAEIEQFLGVDVSFTVHAVEMIRGASATIHVFPEEPVSKGDLWGAYRGSYEEEPFVRMVAGGGGVYRYPEPKAVAGSNYAEVGFELDPGNKRVVVFSAIDNMMKGSAGQAVHAANIALGLEETAGLDFAGMHPVGSP